The Bacteroidota bacterium genome has a segment encoding these proteins:
- a CDS encoding TIGR00730 family Rossman fold protein, translating into METPFAADVPMTPDEIQAWNQMRTKDTWRIFRIMAEFVEGYEVMSQVGPCVSVFGSARTEPGTPYYELGVEVGRALVERGYGVITGGGPGIMEAANKGAREAGGASVGLNIVLPFEQEGNPYVDADKLINFDFFFARKVMFVKYAMGYVVLPGGFGTLDELFEALTLMQTGKTDAFPVVLMGSAFWDGLLDWVRSTLLEAGNISEGDPDRVTLTDDPDEAAEIITLFCQRNGHLPNF; encoded by the coding sequence ATGGAAACACCCTTCGCCGCCGATGTCCCGATGACGCCGGACGAGATCCAGGCCTGGAACCAGATGCGCACCAAAGACACCTGGCGCATCTTCCGCATCATGGCCGAGTTCGTCGAGGGCTACGAGGTCATGTCCCAGGTCGGGCCCTGCGTGAGCGTCTTCGGCTCGGCGCGGACGGAGCCTGGGACGCCGTACTACGAACTCGGCGTCGAGGTCGGTCGGGCGCTCGTCGAGCGCGGGTACGGGGTCATCACGGGCGGCGGGCCGGGCATCATGGAGGCCGCCAACAAGGGTGCCCGGGAGGCCGGCGGGGCCTCGGTCGGGCTGAACATCGTCCTTCCCTTCGAGCAGGAGGGCAACCCGTACGTCGACGCCGACAAGCTCATCAACTTCGACTTCTTCTTCGCCCGCAAGGTGATGTTCGTCAAGTACGCGATGGGCTACGTGGTCCTCCCCGGCGGCTTCGGGACGCTCGACGAACTCTTCGAGGCGCTGACGCTGATGCAGACTGGCAAGACCGACGCGTTCCCCGTTGTGCTGATGGGCTCCGCGTTCTGGGACGGCCTCCTGGACTGGGTGCGCAGCACGCTCCTCGAAGCAGGCAACATCTCCGAGGGCGACCCGGACCGCGTCACGCTAACCGACGACCCCGACGAAGCGGCCGAGATTATCACCTTGTTCTGCCAGCGCAACGGCCACCTACCCAATTTTTAG
- a CDS encoding OmpA family protein, translating to MFDFDSYTLRGNARDDLASLANSLANYPNTDALVVGYTDSVGSDSYNLNLSEQRANSVATYLTQEGVAPSRMQISGMGEANPVASNATDEGRQQNRRVEIALYANEQYRQELENEQGG from the coding sequence CTGTTCGACTTCGACAGCTACACGCTGCGCGGCAACGCCCGCGACGACCTCGCCAGCCTCGCCAACAGCCTCGCCAACTACCCCAACACTGACGCGCTCGTGGTCGGCTACACGGACTCCGTCGGCTCGGACAGCTACAACCTGAACCTCTCCGAGCAGCGGGCCAACTCCGTGGCGACCTACCTCACGCAGGAAGGCGTCGCCCCGAGCCGGATGCAGATCTCCGGCATGGGCGAGGCCAACCCCGTCGCCTCGAACGCCACCGACGAGGGGCGCCAGCAGAACCGCCGGGTCGAGATCGCGCTCTACGCCAACGAGCAGTACCGCCAGGAACTCGAAAACGAGCAGGGCGGCTGA
- a CDS encoding sugar phosphate nucleotidyltransferase has translation MKLIIPMAGRGTRLRPHTHVTPKPLIHVRGVSMVERIMDTFADTLPRGFDEAVFILGPDFGQGVRDSLIEIAERHGMKAAFGVQETALGTAHAVVQAGDHLSGECVVVFADTLFYMDEKPNLDASDAVIWVKHVDDPSRFGVVVKDADERITDFVEKPSEPISNEAIIGIYYVKDGAALRREIDYLIDHDVTGVGGEYQLTDALDRMLKAGATFRTASVSEWLDCGTIPALKDTTKVILDKEEGPEKEGTAENSVLIEPVYLGPDAKVVDSVVGPYVAVHGGATVTGSVLKNAIVFDDARVTDAALDDAIVGQSAEVSRYAGPLNIGDHATAGPVE, from the coding sequence ATGAAGCTCATCATCCCAATGGCCGGGCGCGGCACCCGGCTCCGCCCGCACACCCACGTCACCCCCAAGCCCCTCATCCACGTCCGCGGCGTCTCGATGGTCGAGCGCATCATGGACACCTTCGCCGACACGCTCCCGCGCGGGTTCGACGAGGCCGTCTTCATCCTCGGCCCCGACTTCGGGCAGGGCGTCCGCGACAGCCTCATCGAGATCGCCGAGCGGCACGGGATGAAGGCCGCCTTCGGCGTGCAGGAGACCGCCCTCGGGACGGCCCATGCCGTCGTGCAGGCGGGCGACCACCTCAGTGGCGAGTGCGTCGTGGTCTTCGCCGACACCCTCTTCTACATGGACGAGAAGCCGAACCTCGACGCGTCCGACGCCGTCATCTGGGTCAAGCACGTCGACGACCCGAGCCGCTTCGGCGTCGTGGTCAAGGACGCCGACGAACGCATCACCGACTTCGTCGAGAAGCCCTCGGAGCCGATCTCGAACGAGGCCATCATCGGGATCTACTACGTCAAGGACGGGGCCGCGCTCCGGCGCGAGATCGACTACCTGATCGACCACGACGTGACCGGCGTCGGCGGCGAGTACCAGCTCACCGACGCGCTCGACCGGATGCTGAAGGCGGGGGCCACGTTCCGCACCGCAAGCGTCTCCGAGTGGCTCGACTGCGGCACGATTCCCGCGCTCAAGGACACGACGAAGGTGATCCTCGACAAGGAGGAGGGGCCGGAGAAGGAGGGGACGGCCGAGAACTCGGTCCTGATCGAGCCGGTCTACCTCGGCCCCGACGCGAAGGTCGTCGACTCGGTCGTCGGACCGTACGTGGCCGTCCACGGCGGCGCGACGGTGACGGGCTCAGTCCTCAAGAACGCGATCGTCTTCGACGACGCCCGCGTCACCGACGCTGCGCTCGACGACGCGATCGTCGGGCAGAGCGCCGAGGTGTCCCGCTACGCCGGGCCGCTCAACATCGGGGACCACGCCACCGCCGGGCCGGTCGAGTAA